The sequence ACACAGGTGAAGCTAATGAGCGAGACAGATGTGTTGGTCTCTCCCCACGGAGCTCAGCTGACAAATTTATTCCTCATGGACAAGAACAGCAGCATCATGGAGTTCTATCCCAAGGGCTGGAAGGAGCTCGCCGGCGTGGGGCAGTACGTCTACCATTGGATGGCCGACTGGGCCGGCATGCAGCACAAGGGCTCGTGGCGGGATCCTCAAGGCGAGAAGTGCCAGCACACCGATAACCTCCGGTGCTTCGAGTTCTACAAAGACAAACAGATCGGGCACGACGAGGCACACTTCGCCGCCTGGGCTGCTAAAGTTCTCACCGAGGCGAAGGAACACAAGTTGGGGGAGGCATCCAAGACGAGCAGCCAGCCAGATCTTGGATCAGGTCGCTGTCCCTGTAGTTGACCCCCCTGGCTGTGATGATAACGACAGAGCATCACGAGATGTCGACGGCCAATGCCAATGTCGACATGAACGCAGGATGGAACGCACTGCATTCTCTTGCAGTTTCCCTTCAACTTCTAGGTGCCTCATGATGACCTTGTTCCTTGTGTTCGAAGCTTATCACAGCCAAAGAGTTCACAAGGAGCTCATGGTTGAAGAACCAGAGCTTCTTCAGAAGGATGGCTACCGCAAACAAAAGCGGTGTAATGGCTTATGTTTAGGAATTCCCTCGAAAGCAAAATAAGAATGCACGAAGCTTCTGCATGCACATGGGTCCATGTGATATGATGCATCACCGGGACGTGGAACAACATGATCAGGTGAAGCTCCCTGATAGATGCAATCTTAATACATTATACTAAGCCGCAAGATAAAGTAAGATGGATGCAAGCCGTGAGCATTAACCTATGGTTTAGTTTAGCTGTGATGATTGCAACACCATTCCATAGCATTTTTATGCTCTGTCAGCACTTTGAAAAGAAGATTTGTGAAGGATTGTAGCTGCAAGACAGTGTAACTAATTTGCTGGTCATTTATCACACCAAGATTTGTTTCTGGATCTTTAGCTTAATAGCTTTCATTGGTAAATAGGAACCACATTGTAAGTCTTGAATCTGAAGAAGATAAGCAGCATGCTGTCACACTTACACTTCAAAAATTATAAGACGGTCAACCACCAGTCAGATAAATGATCAGCTAACAAAAAAATAGGGGAAATGAATTGAGTTCTCATACCAACCAAATCTCTCACTCTTCCTGAATCCCCGTGAGATCTCGAAGAGGTACACGGTCTCTTATGTCAAAACAAATCATgatttccacacacacacacacacaaaaaagatTCTGTTCACAACGTCCAAGTTAACAAGCTTAGTTTGCAGACAGTGTTTATATTGACATGTTATAAATAAATCTGAAAATTGTTATAAATGCTAACCGACCAATAGATGGGTAATCAAATGCATATACcacctcccctatcaatatgcaaagAAGAATCCATGTCGACTGCCTACAACAGCTGGAAGATCAACAAACATCGACTCAACTCAGCATCCTCCCTAACACAAGTCCTATGAAGTATGGTATTGTTGTTCAGAAGCATAAGAGTGTAAATGTCGTTAATTATGATTGCGTCTTATAATTCTTTTGCAAAGCTTCCTGTACATGTGCCACAGCGCTTTCGTAACGTAGAAATCCCATGAACCAGAATTCATGGTTGTCAACTGAGACGATCTGGATGTATTTTTCTGCAGAATTTGTTCTGCTTATTGAATGATTAACTGCTCTCAGCTGATGCAAGGGAATTATGACCTGTCCAAGCAAGGGAATTACATCAGTTTTAGAACTTTCAACCACATACCACTTCCAAAAAAACAACAGATCACCAGTTCGATGGGTGGATTAGGTTTTAAACTAGTAACTAGAACAACCTAGAGATCAGAACTAACATTAATCTACTCATTGTCAACCTAATCAATCCAAAATTGCATCAGTTTCACTATAATAGGGGGCATAAACAAGAAATCTTTTGTCCCTTCCAAAATAACAGAATATAGGCTACTTAGATGCCTTTGAGACACCAGAAAATTTAGAATGCAGAATACTAACAAGAATGCCATAGCACAAATTTCAAGCAAAATTAATCCATTTTCTAAATATATCAGGGAAAcaagtaaaaagaaaagaaaatttattaacAAGACCACCTTCACTGTGCTAGTGCATTTAATCATTTACACATGGACCAAAGAATGAGATTCActttatgatgatttacttatattgcATATTAGTGCATGTTTTTAACTCTAACATTTGAAGGTCTAAAGAGTGGATAAGCACAGTTCCTCACCTAAGAATATCTAGCTAATATATGCATACAGCTAATAGTAATTGAACAAGAATCCATTTAGTCATGCATTTGCACATTAGCTTAATACTTTGTAACACATTTTAATCAACAAAAATTATTAAGTCGCACATGCTGGTGGATATAATGCATACCTTATAATAGCTCCATTCAGTGTGATCTCCATTTTTATGAGGAAGAGGATTATCACTACAAAAGGCAAGCTTTGCAGAAGAGAGGTAAAGAACTCCCATAATAGGACCAGCCGAAGTTGACAGATAGCATGCATAAGTTTCTTTAAGTTGCTCTTCAGGAAACAAATCGAAAGTTTGTTGAAAAATCTTCTTGTAACCACCTTCTGCTATAACTTTAGTACCTTGAGCAAGTCTACCCATAGCAGCATCAACAAAACTAGGCCCTGTTTTCACTGGATAGAGAAGGAACAAGATTATTGCTAATAAGATATATCAATAATGTTTAATCATACTTAAGAAGATAAATACTCCAAACGTAAGCATGTGCATTACCTTGTTAAATTGTATATTCACAAATAGTGtacaaaagaaaacaaacaaaatACAGTAGACTTTAATAAAGGAGATACCTGATGAACAAGAAAGGAGTGAAACCAATATAAGGCTGAACATAGTATAATATATTACTCCCTGCTCCAACTAATTGATATGAACACAAACCATACACCAGTAAGACATACATGACCCTGGGGCTCTAGGATCTATTTGCTCTCTCGGAAGGCCTcaaaatacatatatattttatcaatgaaaatagaGAAGCAGAACAGGGTGTACTCATCTACAGCAAGTTTACAACAAACGGAAAAATGACTACATATTATAAAACAGTTCAGAGAGAATCAATTTAAGAAATATATCTTATGAGTTAATCTGTAGTGGTAATTTGCCTCACTAAAGCAGTTAGCTAATAGAACACATATGTGACCCACTTCAAGTTTTCCTCTTCAACATTTATGCAAGTGTCCAAATATATAAGACTGAGAGTTTCTTACTCATAGTAGATCAACAAACTGCAAATTTGTAGAAAAACTTTAAACACATAATTTAGCAGTACATGTTGAACATCCTAGAAATGCCAAAAGCACTTGATTGTCAGCAAAAGAGCATGCATGCTAACAAATATGGTTTTGACTTAACTTTCATATATCCAGCATAACAATAAGTTGAAACTGGCCACGCTATCATATGCACATGCTCAGTGATATAAATATTTCTGGCCTTGCCGATATACAAACTACACCCATTTGACAATGGAAAAAACCCTCTCTACTAAGGTTGCAAAGGATGAATCTCACCAGACCCCATGTTGATGGGGAGTCTTTGCACTGAGCCACCCATTTTAGGTTATTCTCAAATATGCATTTAGTTCGATTATCATGCATCAAATATCCATGACAAAAGAGGACCTCAAGGATAACAAAGATTATGAAGAAAGAAGAATAAGTTAATCAATAATCATGTTTGGAGGTTACAAATAGTGGCCTAATATTCTCTTTCCGAAGACTGCTGACCAAATATTGTCCCAAATGAAACAGAAATTTGGTCTCCTAGTTGGTGTTTTAGAACTTTCATGGATTTCAAGAAGCATCAAAATGCAGCACCAAACTAACATCACCAAGAGGCAACTCAGCATAATAGCTTAATTTTAAAGGAGCAGGAATATATTGTTGTCTCTGTTCACAAGCCTCAAGTGGTTCCCCTTCAAGACTCAGATTCAGACCTAACATCAATGAGTCAAAACAGAGAAAAACACGTTTTTTTAATGGAAAGGACATGATTTGGTCTATATTTCATTAGATATCTCCATAGACAAGCAAAATTCCATCTGCAATTTTCTTAAAATTCTTTTTCTAACTGCTTTATGCTTTTGTTAGAACAAAATATGGGGAGACTACTATGAAGACCATAATGCTCATGTACAAGGCAATGCATATCCCGATAATCTTCCTGGCCACCAAAAAAGGACACAATAGCAGACATCCACAAATCCCGTTAATTCCATAATTTCCTAAATCTTTTGTAACCTTAAATAAGAACAACCGATCAAGCAACAGACTATCTGAACCAAAATTATTCACGAAGAATTCATCTGAAGATCGCACTACTTACAATGTTGCCATGTGTTCCGTGACAAATCCTCAGCCTTCTTCGCCGTCTTCCCAACTTTCTTCCCCCACATGCTAAACACGTTCTTGACCGTCTCCATCGTACCTAGTCATCACGACATCAAAAATCGATCCAAACTGCGACTAGTTGAGGTTGTAAGGAGCGGAAGGAAGATATAAATGATTAGAAAATAGTACTTTTAGCGCCGGTTGCCACCGAGGCGCCGCCTGCGTCGCCGTCACCAGCGGCGGAGGGCGGGGCCTCACTCATATCGCTGCTCCGGACTACCACCGGCGGAGAATCAGACGGCTGGGATTGTGATTTAGGTTGGAATAGGGCGCTGACGGGAGGATTAAGCGGCGGCAGCGGAGGAGGAGTAGGACGGGGGTCGACGAGCGGCGATTGGACACTGCCCTCGGATCGGGATCCCGATCGGCTCAAATGGTGTGGGTTGGAATCGCCAACGACCGCTGTCCGCTTCTTTCGCGACGCGAATAGTCAGGTCCCGCTATTCTTAACGACGAGGGCGGTCTGGTGCTCCACCGGATCACGTTTAGAGATTCCCCGGAGGTTGCCGCCTCTATACGTTCAACCCAGCAGAACATCAAAAGCAACATAACAATATCTGCACCCACAAGACACCTTTTTTATGATTGGAGGCACACAGAGGGTCCGTGTGAGACTGGTCAGACACAGATCACATCGTATCTGGTAGCTTATGGGTACATAAGTTAGGGACGTGAAAATCACGGGAGACCCAATCGAGCAACAATTAATGTATAACCTTCTGGGTCGAGGTACCTCACATAATTGCTTCACGACCCGACTTAACTCACCGCTGATGGTTATTGCCAACGAACCCGATCTCACCAACCCGATGTGGGCCATGTTGGCCTGACGTAAAACAACTGCGAACTCGAGTCCGGACTCGAAGCAGCAATCGTTGGCTCAATTTGGTGCGATCGGACCCAATCTTTGATTCCTTCTCTTTCGACGATTCTTTTCCTTCTCACCAGTACATTGTCGGTGCGAGTGGCCCTTTGCGTAAGAGTCTTGAATTGAAATGCTTAGATCTAAACTAATGAAAATAGAGTTATATACTCTTATAAAttacctctttttttttctctctctctgtgccaAAATAGaatattctaaaaataaataatattattttatcatcGTTACATATTAAGTATTGACTAATATTCTAAAACTAATGAAAATAGTTACCATAAGTATGTATATATGTCCTGTTTGATCCGATAAAATTGAATCCATCTGGAATTAAGTCGactcaataatttaatttttttttcaaatcaagtCATacaatttaatcaaaatcaattcAGAATCAGAAacgataaaataattttattttattttattatcaatcGAAATCAATGATTTTAATTCTGATTTCAAATGTAATAGAATCAGATCATAATTATGAAACCAAAATCGAAAGTTCTAAAACCGAGACAAACGATTCAGGAACTGTTAAACAGGACTACCTGCAGCCGGAGAAATGGGCTGATGGCGTTTGTGTgcagtcatctccaccaccatgccatgccatgccatgccatgccatgccatgcaaTGCACTGCACATTCGACTCTTTCCTGCACTCCAAAAGAGGCTAACGTGACCATGCATCTCCTGCCCAAACTTTAGAGTCTCTTCTGCCAAGACCACTCCCCCACTGAGAAACCAAAAGAGAACAGCACCTGGGGAAAAGTCACAAACAGATAGCGTGCACCAACATCAATCCATACGAGTTACTGCCTCGTGGGTGGTTGGATTTGCTGCAGAGAAGGACATCCAATCACAGACCATCTCATCTGCCTCCCACTTCCCAAAGTAAAGATCCTCCTGGTGGGTGTGCACTGCTGGCCTGGATTTTGTTTGTCTTCTGCCTTCCTCACCCCTGTCAACCCATCCCAGTAGTACGAAAAGGAGGTCCATACCAGAGCGTCGCTGCGGAGTCATTTGTACGCGACAGATCCACACTCAAATCATTCACAACTGGAATCTCCTTATTTTATTTGCTCAGGCTTTTGTACATTGTGGCCTTGGGAGACCGTGACGAGCGACCTGAGACTACTGTTTGTGCCTTCCTTCCTCCAGCGACTACTCTTAATCTGATCCAAGGTGCCTAAAAGTTGGAGCTCTAGTTTGTCCATTTTTACAGCTTAGGAcatgaatatgtatatatagttATAATAAACTTGTGAAGATTACTGCTTTGATCAGTTCCCTTCTGAACTGTGCTTCCTTGTTTCCTTTTGACACCTGCCATTTGTGTGCCTGCATGCCTTTGGTAAAGAGTGAGAGCTCTGATTTGTCCATTTCCAAGCATTTGCAGCATAGAAAGTCTTTGAGTAgttatttctttttttgtcaGTTTCTCTTCTGAACTGTGCTTCTTTGTGTCCCTTCAACACCCAGTCAACTTCCATCTTTTCTTGCAGAAGAGAAAAAAAGCAAGCTTGTTGGAGGATAAGGCTGCTCTTCACAAGTGCATCCATTTTtctcaggaggaggaggaggcatggATGATGCTGTCAAGATCTCACGGCCATGTGCACCCCCTCCATGATTAGAAGTCACAATTAGCTAGAGCAGCTGCAGAACTACTGAGCTCGATGTACTGGTAAGCTTCTGCGAGGCAATCGACGACGGCATCTTGTCTTTGAGACCATATGTTAATCTAGGAGAGTGTGAAGGGATGGATGGAGGCAAAAGGCAGCGGGGATGAAGCTCCAATAATTTCCATGCATGTCAATGGCGGATGGATAAGCCCAAATCCTGTCACTCTCTCCCCCTCTTCATCGGGTCATTCAAAATCGATATCAAATCAAGCGAACTTGCCGCACTGACACCGTCCTCATCTCCGAAACCCCTTTTGGTGCGCACTTGTTGTACCTGCCCTGTTGATTGGCCCGCCAGCGGAGCCCACCGCAGGGCCCAGGTGCCAGGGGATGACTGACACCCACGGTGCATGCTCTCACCGCTCATGATAGAAACCGGGTGTCATGGGATGAGGTAAGTTATACCGTGGGAGTCAAACGTAAATAACTGCAGAGGGTAGTAAGTTAGGCCGAGCCTCCCATAAATATCTTGATGCCCCAGCAACTCGTACTCACTCTTTTTTTTGggcacataaataaataaataaataaatattattttaaatttgaagAGATTTGATCAAATCAGAGAATAAGGAAATGCCCAAATAAATCGAGACGGATGGGATAAAAGAAGAGATGGAAAATAAAGTGGAGATGAGGTGAGTTCTTGAGACAGTGGCAGTGGAAAGCGTGGTGGAGGGCGATTCCCAACGCCTTAAGGTGGGAGGGCGATGGCTGAATCTGAGACGGTAATCACGAAATAACATATATTAATAATTGTATAAATATTTAATAGGAAAATTAGGACCATCACGAACAGATCTCATCTTCTTTTACTctgatataaaaattaatattaaaaaaataattcttgTATTATTTTTCACATGACGTCTCCCTCTCTTCTCTTCTGCCCCCAAACTAAGCTaccctaaatctcggtttgcagtcCGCCTTTCGTTGCTCACCTCTCTCTCTCGGTGGGATGAGGGAGGAGAGGTCGGACATGTCGGAGGACGAGGATgggggaggagaggagaaggACAGCTGGGCGCCGGGCCTTGGCGTAGCTGGAAAGAGCAGAGGCGCACCGGACCCGCTGCCGCCGCCGTTGTGCGACCAGGTGCTGGAGAACGTCCTCGAGAACGTGCTTCAGTTCCTGACGTTGCGCCGGGATCGGAACGCGGTGTCGCTGGTGTGTCGGTCGTGGTATCGGGCGGAGGCCCAGACTCGGCGGGAGCTCTTCATCGGAAACTGCTACGCGGTCTCCCCGCGGCGAGCCATCGACCGATTCCGTTGCGTCCGGTCGCTAGTCCTCAAGGGCAAGCCCCGGTTCGCCGACTTCGGTCTGGTGCCCATCGGCTGGGGCGCCCACTTCTCCCCCTGGGCCTCCGCCATGGCTGCCGGCTACCCCTGGCTCGAGAAGATCTGCCTCAAGCGAATGTCCGTCACCGACGACGACCTCTCCCTCCTCGCCCTCTCCTTCCCCTTCTTCAAGGGTCTCACGCTCATCTGCTGCGACGGCttcggcaccgccggcctcgccgTCTTCGCCGAGAAGTGCAGGTAAGAGCTCTTTTACCAATCAGCTTGTTTTGTCTCCAATTAGATCTGAGCTGTGTGATAAATCTAAGAAGCATTGACCTTGGAGTAATTCAACTCCAGCTTCGAGTGCATAAGCTGCATACCATTTTGATGTGGGGTTCTTGGTTTTGTGAAATTGGTTGACCGATGGATTGTCCTTAGGCATCTCCGGCTGCTAGATCTGATAGAGGACTATTTCGAGGAAGAGGAGTATGAGGTTGTGGATTGGATTTCCAAGTTCCCGGAGACAACGACAAGCTTGGAGACGCTAGGGTTCGATTGCCTGCCATCCGCAGTCAATTTCGAGGCGTTGGAGGCGCTCATTGCCCGATCCCCTGCCCTCCGGCAGCTGCGGGTGAACCACCATGTCACAGTGGACCAGCTCCGCCGCCTCATGGTGCGGGCACCCCAGCTCACCCACCTTGGCACAGGGTCCTTCAGATCCCCTGAAGAGGGAGAAGGAATGGAGCATGAGGCCCATCTTGTATCTGCCTTTGCCGCCTCTAGGTCACTCGTTTCTCTGTCCGGCTTCCGTGAGGTGGCATCTCAGTTCCTCCCTGCCATTTACCCGGTTTGTTCCAACATCACCTTCCTTAACTTCAGCTTTGCTGAGATAACCGCAGAGGAGCTTAAGCCTGTGATCCGTCATTGCCATAATCTGCAGAATTTCTGGGTAGTTGCCATTTCCAACTTGAGTTGATCTAATCTAATTGTATCCATTTTGGCATCTAAATTTCCCTGTTCTTTGTGTCTTGTATCTAGGTCCTTGATACTGTGCGTGATGAGGGGCTTCAGGCAGTGGCAGCCACATGTAAGGACCTCCGAGAGCTGCGGGTGTTCCCTTTAGACGCAACAGAGGACTCTGAGGGGTTTGTTTCAGATGTTGGCCTCACTGCTATTTCTGAGGGCTGCCGTAAACTCCAATCTATTCTGTATTTCTGCCAGCGGATGACCAATAAGGCAGTATTAACGATGTCCAAGAATTGCCAGGAACTCGTCGTTTTTCGCCTTTGTATCATGGCTCGCCACCTTCCTGACCACCATACTGGAGAGCCCATGGACGAGGGATTTGGCGCTATAGTGATGAATTGCAAGAAGCTCACCAGGCTAGCAGTATCTGGGTTGCTTACCGACAAGGCATTCGGGTACATTGGGAAGTATGGGAAGTCAATCAGAACTTTATCTGTTGCTTTTGCAGGGAACAGTGACATGGGGCTGAGGTATGTGCTTGAAGGATGCCCCAAACTGCAGAAGCTTGAGATCAGGGATAGCCCTTTTGGGGATCCAGCACTGTTATCTGGGATTCACCATTACTACAATATGAGGTTCCTTTGGATGTCTTCATGCAAGCTGTCTCATAGGGGTTGTGAGGATGTGGCTCAGAGGTTGCCACGCTTGGTTGTTGAAGTGATTAGAGATCGACCTGAAGCTGAGGACGAAGCTGTTGAGAAATTATACATGTATCGTTCCCTAGTGGGCCGGAGAAATGATGCCCCGCCTTTCGTGAAGATCTTATAGTGTTACTCGTTCCATGAAACAGCTATCAGGAGGAAGAATATCTGCAGTTGTCTTGTGGGCCGATGAATGATCTTATTCTGAGATAGGCAGCTGGTTCCGATCAGTGCAGAGAGGGTGAATCTGGTGGGTGGTCTTCTTGATCCTTAAGATGATTCTTGCTCTTCATTCCATGGGAAGATAATTCAGGTGTATCTTTTGTTCTGCTCTCATTTTCTTCTGTTTGGGCTGCTGGAATGACATTTATGTTAGAAGAACATCAGAGATAATATCATCTTTTAATTGAATATTTTTGTTTCTATTGCACATTTGGTAGTCCAATCAAGTGGATGGCGGAGAGAAGAAATTGGTGTGAGGATGTTGTATAAATAAGCTATTATTTCTAGGAGGTTTTCTTAGCATTACAATTTGATTTAAGAGCGAGGCCGCATGACCACACAATCAACCTCTTCAACTGGGTTTTCAGATGGTAGCAGACCCTTAAAACTTCTGAACGACTATTTGTGGCCTCACATTCTATTAATCTCTTTGGAGAAGGCAAGCAGGTGCATCTCCGGAGCACATTTATACCTTCCAGCAACTGGTTTTTCAGGCTGAGGTGAAATTCGAGACTCCAAAAGAGTTTTCCTTATTATTATGTAAGAGTTTTAGTTCATTAGTGGATAATTTAGATCACAGTTCATCTGGTGCTTTTATTGCTTGGTTATGTGACCATAAACCTGAGTTAGGAATCTGAACTTTGTTATTATTTCCTTTACTCTGAAGAGTTTTCAAGTTCTAGTTTATCAGTGGATTATTCAGATTTATCATCTGGTGCTTTTATTGTTTGCTCACATGAACCTAAATTTGAGGTAGGAACTTGAAATTTGTTTCAACTTTCCTCATAATGCGCTGGTCATGGTCATGGTCATGGTCATGGTTGTCCCCATATAGTTACTCTTATGCCCGGTGCCGGTAAATGATATGTTCATGGAGACTTGTGTCTATTACAGCTTTGGCAAAGTCTTCACCACTCCAATGGTCAACACATGGTTAGCCTATGGTCCCCAAGAGAAGGTAACAGTTCATTGATTGGACTGGCTCTATCATCAGACTAGTGCACCTTTAGGACCGCAGGCCATTGGCTTTTCTGCTCGTATTGATGGGCAGGTGAGCCGCTCCTATCAACGTGTGGCCCATGAAGGTTTTAACTAGACCTGTTTCCATTGCCATTACTATTATCTCTGCCCTGGTACCTTTGAGGAGCTACGGAAAGAAAGAAGAGGTATCTTCCTTCTTCTTTGTTTGcttgcttcttttttttccctctgTTGGGTGCAATCATTTGAATTATGCCTTTGATGGCTCCCTGTGGGACTCCTTTGCTGCTTTAACATGCTAAGAATGGAGTCTCTTTCCACTCCCCAATCTGATATGAACAGCTTCGGAACAAAGTGGCATATTGGGTTTAGGAAGACCCACCGTGGACCCAGCTTCTGTTCTCTCTGCTATGCTATTTCATCTTGGACATTAATCTGCATGGTGGTTGATACTTTCTTCAGTCTAGAAGGTATAAATTAGCTGAAAGTTGAACAGTAACTAGACTCCAAGAGAAGTTTCCACTGgagcttcctttttctttttatgtgtttgagAAGACGAAAATAGGAACcttttttttccaaaagaaaaTAGTACTTCTGATTCATGCTTCTTGTATCCCATTAGTCAGATGATGCTTTTTATGCTTTCACTTTACCACCGGTGACACAGGTCGAGATGTGTGCATGGTGAAACATGGAGCGAAGGTAATAAGAGGCCTCCATTTATTGCCACTTGCTCATTAGGTAAATTCATTATTGAGTAATCGTGCTTTGGTGTGATGGAAACAAAATAATAAACTGGTGTGATTTGATAGGTAGAAACGGTGGTATTCGAGGACCTTAGTGAACTAGCATACAGCTTAGGCACCACATGAAGCTGGCAAAAAGATAAGGGCAATTTATCGAGAAAAATCTCTGAgttttttatatttgatttttactcgtttttttaatttttttatcagaaTATTCTCAATAAAATTGGttttatatgatgattatattttgtttttatttttttattattaaattgatttttttaatgaatcaaTTGGTTCTATTAAATTTGAACTATTCAATTTATTTAGTTGGGTCTTAGATTATCTCTTGATTTTTTTTGAAGTATCTCTCGCCTTCACTCCGTCACTTTCTTTTTACCACCTTCTCACCCTTCCCCTCTCCTCCTCCACCTGTCTCCTCTACCCACTCCACCTCCACTGTCACTTTCTTCTACTTCCCCACCAACTcgctctctctcctcctcatctGTCTCTTTCCTTTCACTTTCATCCTCCTTAAAAGGTATTACACTCTAGTTACAAACATTCAAAGAACATATTAAGAATATatgttaatttttaatataaaattatcttacatttatcataaaattaagttattatatatatatatatatatatataatataaaattatcctaaattatTTAAGAAAGTTGTTATGTTTGAATTATGCTCGGGTTATATTCAAATTATACTCCTTCATagaacatattaaaaatattttattttctatataaACTTATCCTAAATTTATCATAAACCTAATTACAAAATCCTACCTTTCTTATTTCCTATTTCCTATATTGACTTAGATATACTTGAAATTgaaatgaattaaacttgattatctaacctattttaaaattaataaatttattaattttagatattttaagataattaattatcaaaactttAAGAATTTTATTAGAATATGATTCTAACAAACAATATACTAGtttttaattttatgataaatttagaagaagtttatataaaaattaatatatttttaataagttttatgaaTAAATGAGTGTGAATCGATTATAATCTGAGTATAACTTGAATGTAAATGATTCAACTTGATTCGATCCGAAGAAATCCAACCCAAATGGATCGATCGGGCTTAAATTAGTTCCAAGTAAATGTCAGAATTAATGGTGAAATAAATCCAGGTTGAAGCTTTTCAATGGAGATTTGAAATCGAGACTAATTGTTTGTTGTTTCTTTGGTCTTTTCCTATCGTATGGCTTTTTGTTGTTGAGCTTAAAGTCTTTCATGTTCCAACATCCAATGTCTAGTCTTCCATAAAAGATAGCCATGTAAGGTTGCCACATTGCATTTGTTCTCACCCTCCTGAATTAGTCATCCACACTTTTGAGACATCCATTTTGTTTATCCTCCACGCAATGGTCAAAAGATGTTGGGGAAGCTATAATTATGTTTCTGTGGACTCCACCCCATAAAGGTCAACAACTCATTGATAAAGCTCAATATGTTGA comes from Musa acuminata AAA Group cultivar baxijiao chromosome BXJ3-3, Cavendish_Baxijiao_AAA, whole genome shotgun sequence and encodes:
- the LOC103977514 gene encoding transport inhibitor response 1-like protein → MAESETSAFRCSPLSLGGMREERSDMSEDEDGGGEEKDSWAPGLGVAGKSRGAPDPLPPPLCDQVLENVLENVLQFLTLRRDRNAVSLVCRSWYRAEAQTRRELFIGNCYAVSPRRAIDRFRCVRSLVLKGKPRFADFGLVPIGWGAHFSPWASAMAAGYPWLEKICLKRMSVTDDDLSLLALSFPFFKGLTLICCDGFGTAGLAVFAEKCRHLRLLDLIEDYFEEEEYEVVDWISKFPETTTSLETLGFDCLPSAVNFEALEALIARSPALRQLRVNHHVTVDQLRRLMVRAPQLTHLGTGSFRSPEEGEGMEHEAHLVSAFAASRSLVSLSGFREVASQFLPAIYPVCSNITFLNFSFAEITAEELKPVIRHCHNLQNFWVLDTVRDEGLQAVAATCKDLRELRVFPLDATEDSEGFVSDVGLTAISEGCRKLQSILYFCQRMTNKAVLTMSKNCQELVVFRLCIMARHLPDHHTGEPMDEGFGAIVMNCKKLTRLAVSGLLTDKAFGYIGKYGKSIRTLSVAFAGNSDMGLRYVLEGCPKLQKLEIRDSPFGDPALLSGIHHYYNMRFLWMSSCKLSHRGCEDVAQRLPRLVVEVIRDRPEAEDEAVEKLYMYRSLVGRRNDAPPFVKIL
- the LOC135632453 gene encoding GLABRA2 expression modulator-like; the protein is MSEAPPSAAGDGDAGGASVATGAKSTMETVKNVFSMWGKKVGKTAKKAEDLSRNTWQHLKTGPSFVDAAMGRLAQGTKVIAEGGYKKIFQQTFDLFPEEQLKETYACYLSTSAGPIMGVLYLSSAKLAFCSDNPLPHKNGDHTEWSYYKVIIPLHQLRAVNHSISRTNSAEKYIQIVSVDNHEFWFMGFLRYESAVAHVQEALQKNYKTQS